In Candidatus Tanganyikabacteria bacterium, the genomic stretch AGGTCGAGCAGTTCGCGGCCGAACTCAAGGACCTCGAGATCCAGCTCGCGGGCATCGAGAACCAGCGCACCGATCCAGCGACCGGGCTCATCTACCAGATCCCCAACGTTCCCGACCCGAGCGTGCCGGTCGGCGCCGACGAGACCCACAACGTCGAGGTCCGCAAGTGGGGCGACGTCCCCGATCTGGCTTTCACGCCCCTGCCCCACGAGGAACTCGGGGAGCGCCTCGGCATCCTCGACATGGAGCGAGCCGCCAAGCTGGCCGGCTCGCGCTTCGTGCTGCTGCGGGGCCTGGGAGCGCGGCTGGAGCGGGCTCTGGCGAACTTCATGCTCGACCTCCACGCGGCGCACGGCTACACCGAAGTGTCCCCGCCGGCCGTCTCGCACGCCGACACGCTGACGGCAAACGGCAACCTCCCCAAGTTCGCCGATCAGCTCTTCAAGCTGGAAGACTGGCCGTACTACCTGATCCCCACGGCCGAGGTGCCCCTGACCAACATCCACCGCGGCGAGATCCTGGACCAGGCGCAGTTGCCCATGCACCTCACCGCGGGCACGCCCTGCTTCCGCTCGGAGGCCGGCGCGGCGAGCAAGGACACCAAGGGCATGATCCGCGTGCACCAGTTCCTGAAGGTCGAACTGGTCAAGGTCGTGCACCCCGATCGGTCTTTCGCCGAACTCGACGCGATGGTGGCCGACGCCGAACGCGTGCTCCAGGCCCTTGGCCTGCCCTACCGCGTCATCCTGCTGTGCACCGGCGACATGGGCTTCAACAGCGCCAAGACCTACGACCTCGAGGTCTGGTTCCCCAGTCAGGGCAAGTATCGCGAGATAAGCTCGTGCTCCAACTGCACCGACTTCCAGGCGCGGCGGGGGCAGACGCGCTTCCGCGACGAGAGCGGAGCGGTGCGCTTCCCGTATACCCTCAACGGGTCGGGCGTGGCCGTGGGCCGCTGCCTGGCGGCGATCCTCGAAAACGGCCAGCGCGCCGACGGCTCGATCGCCCTGCCTGAGGCCCTCTGGCCCTACATGGGGGGCGTTCGCGAGATCCGGCCCGAGCGCACGCTGCAGGCGGCCGTCACCTCCTGATCCGCCGGATTGCGGGCCCGCGGCTCTGCCATTTGGCGGATCCGCCGGCCGCGGGCTTCAGCTACCACTGGGGCCATGGACATGCCGGACCTCCGCCCCTACGCGACCGCCGAGTTCGTGACCGCGGCCGATCGGCCGGGCTCGCCCTCCCGTGCCACCGCCGGCCTGGAAGCCGGCTTCGCGCTGCCCGTCCGGGATGCGCTCGCGCTCTATGCGGGCCTCGGCCTGCGGGCGCATCAGGCTTTGCTGGCGCCCGAGACGGGCCTGCTCGGCACGGGCCTGCTGCAGGCGCAGGCCGGCAACCTGCCCGGTGGCGCCTGGGGCTCGCTTGGCTACGCCTACCGGGACGATTTCAGCGGCCTTGGCACTCATGACCTCATGGCGACGGTCGAGCGCGCCGTCTCGCGGGACGGTGCAACCCTGCTGGTCAACGGCGGCTACGAGTGGGCCGGCTCGCGGTACCGGGGGCCGTTTACCGGCGTGGGCCTCCGCGCGCCCTTCGCACCGCTGGGCATGACATTTCTCGCGGACGGAGCGGTGATGCTGCAGGACGGCGGCGCCGCCGGATCGCGCACCGTGGCGACGGCCTACCTG encodes the following:
- the serS gene encoding serine--tRNA ligase, which produces MLDIKQIRANPDLVRKALQDRQDDPAKVDRLLELDAEYRKIQMRVDQLRQIRNEKSKQIGAIKAGKAEGDADAVKAEVEQFAAELKDLEIQLAGIENQRTDPATGLIYQIPNVPDPSVPVGADETHNVEVRKWGDVPDLAFTPLPHEELGERLGILDMERAAKLAGSRFVLLRGLGARLERALANFMLDLHAAHGYTEVSPPAVSHADTLTANGNLPKFADQLFKLEDWPYYLIPTAEVPLTNIHRGEILDQAQLPMHLTAGTPCFRSEAGAASKDTKGMIRVHQFLKVELVKVVHPDRSFAELDAMVADAERVLQALGLPYRVILLCTGDMGFNSAKTYDLEVWFPSQGKYREISSCSNCTDFQARRGQTRFRDESGAVRFPYTLNGSGVAVGRCLAAILENGQRADGSIALPEALWPYMGGVREIRPERTLQAAVTS